In Indioceanicola profundi, the following proteins share a genomic window:
- a CDS encoding GAF domain-containing protein: MDARETPRATSFCRKTILQRDPLVVEDARLDARFAHSPLVTGKPHIRFYAGAPILTRDGFALGSFCIISHAPRSLAPDQRIVLARLAGVAAAALELREAFLASGTQAPALP, translated from the coding sequence CTGGACGCAAGGGAAACGCCCCGCGCGACCTCCTTCTGTCGCAAAACCATTCTACAACGTGATCCGCTGGTGGTGGAGGATGCCCGGCTCGATGCCCGTTTTGCTCACAGCCCCTTGGTTACCGGCAAGCCGCATATCCGCTTCTACGCCGGGGCCCCGATCCTGACCCGCGACGGCTTTGCCCTGGGCTCGTTCTGCATCATTTCACATGCCCCGCGATCGCTCGCGCCGGATCAGCGCATCGTGCTGGCGCGGCTTGCGGGGGTGGCGGCAGCAGCATTGGAACTGCGGGAGGCTTTCCTGGCGTCGGGAACGCAAGCTCCCGCGCTGCCCTGA